The following are encoded together in the Oreochromis aureus strain Israel breed Guangdong linkage group 18, ZZ_aureus, whole genome shotgun sequence genome:
- the LOC116317847 gene encoding uncharacterized protein LOC116317847, producing MPRDSLSDTDRVRFCSFSSFVEIPTQISEIHIRMGNLHCPPADASQLASFARGICSFPSYNPSPLFSQMLSINSSFYLKNHYKAVQTSLTPEQLEDFTRSLRTTFGREGKVTLGGVGVVALSLAVLFDTLAKQVRGEPVAESGPISGLFLKDLSGYYPPQVYTISRYLRLVPHIANNPSRMREVTERCILQLKADLQAIKKLGEYHTLPLEEDVTLLNMHLSQFFETFLEIHLLRIKNGTAEDFPSGDVTIQGSPIFNLNCDPEVADKDFLAAIEKSDNRTQEAFQKCKPENGTLSTSLLQYVANLEWEDTKSHVIFTFSKTKEDEIIAQKDDFDLKTNALGKWEEQLTGQVTYWHTHLLIS from the exons ATGCCCAGAGACAGTCTGTCAGACACTGACAGAGTGAGGTTTTGCAGCTTTAGCAGTTTTGTTGAGATCCCTACTCAAATATCTGAGATTCATATCAGGATGGGGAACTTGCACTGTCCACCTGCAGACGCATCCCAGCTGGCCTCCTTTGCTCGAGGCATCTGCTCATTTCCAAGCTACAACCCCAGTCCTCTTTTCAGCCAAATGCTGTCCATCAACTCTTCCTTTTACCTGAAGAACCACTACAAAGCAGTGCAGACTTCCCTGACCCCCGAGCAACTGGAGGACTTCACCAGGAGCCTGAGGACAACGTTTGGTAGGGAAGGCAAGGTTACTCTAGGTGGTGTTGGAGTAGTGGCTTTGTCTCTGGCCGTGTTGTTTGACACTCTTGCCAAGCAGGTCAGGGGAGAACCAGTGGCAGAGTCGGGGCCCATTTCTGGTTTGTTTCTCAAGGATCTCAGTGGATACTACCCACCACAAGTTTACACGATCAGCAGATACTTGAGACTGGTACCCCACATTGCTAACAACCCCTCCAGGATGAGAGAGGTGACAGAAAG GTGCATTCTTCAGTTGAAAGCTGATCTCCAAGCTATTAAAAAACTGGGTGAATATCACACATTACCATTAGAGGAGGACGTCACTTTACTGAACATGCACTTGTCACAATTTTTTGAGACCTTCTTGGAGATTCATCTCCTCCGTATCAAAAATGGCACTGCTGAAGACTTTCCGTCTGGAGATGTCACAATCCAAGGGAGCCCCATCTTCAATCTCAACTGTGACCCAGAGGTGGCTGACAAAGATTTTTTGGCTGCAATTGAAAAATCTGACAACCGCACCCAAGAAGCTTTTCAAAAATGCAAGCCAGAGAATGGAACTTTATCAACGTCATTGCTTCAATATGTTGCCAATTTGGAATGGGAAGATACAAAATCCCATGTTATTTTTACATTCTCAAAGACTAAAGAGGATGAAATAATAGCTCAAAAAGATGATTTTGATCTAAAGACCAATGCTTTGGGAAAATGGGAAGAACAGCTTACGGGCCAAGTAACTTATTGGCACACACATTTATTAatctcctag